Part of the Streptomyces sp. NBC_00457 genome, GCCGAACGCGGAGTACCGCATCCACGTCGACGCCGCGCCCTACGTGAACGAGGACATCAAGCCCAACCTCGTCACCCCGGCCACGGCCTGCAAGAAGGAGGAGAACCCGACCCCGCCGGCCACGCCGACGCCGTCGGAGACCCCCTCCACCCCGGCCGAGTCCGACACGCCCACCCCGACCCCGTCGGCCTCGGAGAGCGACAGCACCCCGCCCGCGGACGCCCCGAGCAGCGCCCCGTCCCCGGCGGCCGGTGACTCCAACCTCGCCGAGACCGGCGCCAACTCCAACACCGGCATCATCGCCGGCATCGCGGCAGCCCTGGTCGCCGTGGGCGGCGGCGCCGTCTACCTCGGCTTCCGCCGCCGCGGGGCGAACAGCGGCCGCTGACACCCCAGGCACGACCGTTCTCTGTGGCCCGTCCCGCACCCGGGGCGGGCCACACCCATGTCACCCTCGCCCTCGCCTCACCCGAACGTCGCCCGCTCCAGCCAGAACTCCAGCAGCTCCCGCTCACCGAGGACCTCCAACTCCGGGCTGTCCAGCGGCAGTCGGCGGTAGAAGCCGAGCAGTACGGCGGTGAGCGGGCCGCGCAGGGCAACCGTCGCCTTCTCATGCCCACGCCGCCAGGAGATGCCGTCCTCGCCCAGCTCGATGACCCACTCGGCGTTCACCTCGGGAGTCACGTCGGTCGCGTGCAGG contains:
- a CDS encoding LAETG motif-containing sortase-dependent surface protein produces the protein MAVLSLSRRTVARSVRILGVASASAALALGSAGNALACNINEFSAAAKCDGDKGVITVTDVDPAGVPATVTVYLQNNGADLKKVGEQVVKGSREGVTITFTENWKPNAEYRIHVDAAPYVNEDIKPNLVTPATACKKEENPTPPATPTPSETPSTPAESDTPTPTPSASESDSTPPADAPSSAPSPAAGDSNLAETGANSNTGIIAGIAAALVAVGGGAVYLGFRRRGANSGR